A window of the Malaclemys terrapin pileata isolate rMalTer1 chromosome 6, rMalTer1.hap1, whole genome shotgun sequence genome harbors these coding sequences:
- the LOC128839341 gene encoding cryptic protein-like, whose translation MYRGQHVRILFTVSLALQVIHYGKGREKEEHKGDGENVHATAQKQQPKNQGTTLNMFNDMNRSDESSKQQSSRTFVPFTGLTDSKKLNRHCCQNGGTCILGSFCACPKHFTGRYCEHDEQNSNCGSVAHGVWVQKGCRFCRCGYGILHCLSEIMQDNCDLKIEEEEFLRLRSSGSRSQQTMCSLILLLCFFTLFCSRLHQQL comes from the exons ATGTACCGGGGACAGCATGTTCG aatTCTTTTTACTGTGAGTCTGGCCTTGCAGGTCATTCATTATGGGAAAG GCCGTGAAAAAGAGGAGCATAAAGGTGATGGAGAAAATGTGCATGCAACAGCCCAAAAGCAACAGCCAAAAAATCAAGGCACTACTCTAAATATGTTTAATGACATGAATCGGAGTGATGAGAGCAGCAAGCAACAGAGTTCGAGGACTTTTGTACCTTTCACGGGGCTTACAGATA GTAAAAAACTGAACAGGCATTGTTGTCAAAATGGAGGAACCTGTATTCTGGGCAGTTTCTGTGCATGCCCAAAACACTTCACTGGCAGATATTGTGAGCACGATGAGCAGAATAG CAACTGTGGCAGTGTTGCCCATGGAGTCTGGGTGCAAAAGGGTTGTCGATTCTGTCGATGTGGCTATGGGATTCTGCACTGCCTTTCGGAAATAATGCAAGACAACTGTG aTCTAAAAATAGAAGAGGAGGAATTTCTCAGGTTACGTTCTAGTGGCTCGAGATCACAGCAAACAATGTGCTCTCTCATTCTCCTACTCTGCTTCTTCACATTGTTCTGCAGCAGGCTCCATCAGCAGCTTTGA
- the LOC128839334 gene encoding cryptic protein-like, which yields MRSIDGNLLLSKWVFILALFSDTVKLELRTEHEERNPKHRTNLAVLGTQPPLRYFDFSLKTINETNGFSELQSHVPFIGLTDSKKLNRHCCKNGGTCILGSFCACPKYFTGRYCDFDERKRDCGAVLHGNWLQKDCSLCKCVYGTLHCIPQMFQDGCDEDKYEEEILRILSMSSKLQPTGHIWLFTLFTFHVIV from the exons ATGGGTTTTCATTTTGGCTCTGTTCTCTGACACTGTTAAGCTGGAATTGAGAACTG AGCATGAAGAAAGGAACCCAAAGCACAGGACAAATCTGGCTGTTCTTGGAACACAGCCACCTCTGAGATATTTTGACTTTTCCCTGAAGACCATTAATGAAACAAATGGCTTTTCAGAGCTGCAATCTCATGTACCTTTTATTGGCCTTACAGACA GCAAGAAGTTAAATAGACACTGCTGCAAAAATGGAGGAACCTGTATCCTAGGCAGTTTTTGTGCATGTCCAAAATATTTCACTGGGCGATACTGTGACTTTGATGAACGGAAAAG AGACTGTGGTGCTGTTCTCCATGGAAACTGGCTACAGAAAGATTGTTCCCTATGCAAATGTGTTTATGGGACTTTGCATTGTATCCCACAAATGTTTCAAGATGGTTGTG ATGAAGACAAATATGAAGAGGAGATTCTCCGAATACTTTCCATGAGTTCTAAACTGCAGCCAACAGGACATATCTGGCTTTTTACACTGTTTACATTCCATGTTATAGTATGA